One Methanobrevibacter boviskoreani JH1 genomic window carries:
- a CDS encoding oxidoreductase, whose translation MKKIFDKCKFGNFDIQSRIIRSGMWESQKSENGILDQAVFNRYENIAKSGVGLINSEFFCIDSRDRFAKYSSNVNYKGFVKDYNEITNIAHKYNVPILGQLAIFWYNDGLNQKVTPNDISFEGIRRFQTDVILAAKKFEFAGFDGIQINMGNNFYLSNFINPYFNQREDKYGGKTFNRMRIVLEIVRVIKKNYDIHVNVKLNANDGRKGGIGFDESMEMCKLLEEYGADSIQLTSRSNTFPTSDGSNPFIDYADKLSGDTNIPIILGGRFNDKDNIENVLNTTNIEYISMSKPFVAEPDFLVNWKAGTSSETKCINCKNCYSKKVSTCFVNGTDNV comes from the coding sequence ATGAAAAAAATATTTGATAAATGTAAATTTGGAAACTTTGATATTCAAAGTAGGATAATCAGATCTGGAATGTGGGAATCTCAAAAAAGTGAAAATGGAATTCTAGATCAGGCTGTATTTAATAGATATGAAAATATTGCAAAAAGTGGAGTGGGACTAATCAACTCAGAATTCTTCTGCATAGATTCAAGAGACAGATTTGCAAAGTACTCCTCAAATGTAAATTATAAGGGATTCGTCAAGGACTATAATGAAATCACCAACATAGCACATAAATATAATGTCCCTATTCTAGGACAATTGGCAATCTTCTGGTATAATGACGGACTTAATCAAAAAGTCACACCAAATGATATAAGTTTTGAAGGTATAAGACGATTCCAGACAGATGTAATCTTAGCTGCCAAAAAGTTTGAATTTGCCGGATTTGACGGTATTCAAATAAACATGGGAAATAACTTCTACTTAAGTAATTTCATTAATCCCTACTTCAATCAAAGAGAAGACAAATATGGTGGAAAGACCTTTAACCGTATGAGGATTGTACTTGAAATCGTCAGGGTTATTAAGAAGAACTATGACATTCACGTAAATGTAAAACTAAATGCCAATGACGGAAGAAAAGGTGGAATAGGTTTTGATGAGAGTATGGAAATGTGCAAATTACTTGAAGAATATGGTGCGGACAGTATACAGTTAACTTCACGTAGTAATACATTCCCAACAAGTGACGGCAGCAATCCTTTCATTGATTATGCAGATAAATTAAGTGGCGATACAAATATTCCAATTATTTTAGGTGGAAGATTCAATGACAAGGATAACATTGAAAATGTTTTAAATACAACAAATATCGAATACATTTCAATGAGCAAACCATTTGTAGCAGAACCAGATTTCCTAGTAAATTGGAAAGCAGGTACAAGTTCAGAAACCAAATGCATTAACTGTAAAAATTGTTATTCTAAGAAAGTAAGTACATGCTTTGTTAATGGAACCGATAATGTTTAA